Within Macrobrachium nipponense isolate FS-2020 chromosome 20, ASM1510439v2, whole genome shotgun sequence, the genomic segment tcgcttcctctctctctcgttctctctctccctctctctcctctcctcttctctcctccatctccttctcatttctcctctttctctcctctgtTTCCCTTCTCCCcccgcgatctctctctctctctctctctctcgtctctgtctctccccctcgatctctcctctctctatcgtggatgtacgtagtcggttggtttcttgcgccatttcttcttatgatggtggggagaaactctgtttcttttaccgtgttgatagtcggttttttctctaatatatgtaaagcttcaagataacgtaggcgttttcggtccggtgcatggtcaataatttctatgttctttataagctcagttctttctggtctcctgttgtgtttttccctatagtgaatgaaaatggccccttcttgaagatgacacgagagacgcttggagagtctggtagtggtcatcccgatataagaatggtggcatccatccaccgagcatgtgaattcgtagatgacactccttctcttcaaagacgtttctgggggcgccgggttgtttctaagaagcagctggctggttttcatgcttttgtaataaattatgaggctaattttatcactttctgtagtgggggagacattttcactgattattttccttatagccttttcatcttccaaatatttgtggtgcatatgatttttataaaatatttttatagctccactttggtccaggaagggtagggcaccgtcaacgctgcgttcacacgtgaagtggaggacggagcattcttcgaaggtgtttcttaaagtttcaaggtcctcttctctgtcaacttttatgaaggtgtcgtctatgtagcggtagtattggggaggacaggggatcttattgaaaaccccattaggggttctatttgccaacttctacatgagtgtcgtcgaagaaagagttttcaataagatcccctgtcctccccaatactaccgctacatagacgacaccttcataaaagttgacagagaagaggaccttgaaactttaagaaacaccttcgaagaCCCACGGACAAGCTGAGGTGTCGTTACATAGGCAAAGTTTCGGACGCACAGGTGACTGAATTCAAATCATTTCCTTGTGAGGGAGAAGTGAAATTCCCGTCATCTTGGATCGGCAATGCCCTAGGCACCTTAAAATTGCTTGAACGGTTGTTATTCACTTTGCGATGATCCACTTCTGGGAACAATGGAAAACGAGTGTGTGAATAAGAATATTCTGCCTTATCGTTTTCTCTTAATTACACTCTCAGTTTATGGGAGAGTAATTATGAGGACTAAACGCTAGAGATATATACATTGACACTCGAATTGTACATGAACGATGACAGCGCAATCAAATGAATCACACGAAGAATCATGTCAATTAGCCTTGGTCTACAGGATTTTGTAATATTTCAGGCATGGGACTCCTCTGACGCAGGCAAGAGCCGAATGTTGGAGGCTCTCAGCTTTGAGGCCCTTTTTTGTTTTGACTTGACTGAGATTTTTGCCGTTGTTGTCCCTTCGTCATCGAGGACATTTAGTCAAGATGTTTCCATAGAAGAGAGGAACTACAGAATTGAAGCCTGTACCTAGGCCATGGATAAGTTTCCCTGAAATTTCAGATAAGTTTTATCCAATGAGGCCTTCCTGAGTATTAGACAAAACACTTTTCAGACCTCGACAGGCTCTCTGTAGTCTGAAGTCCATGAATGACCTTCTTGCTCGACACAAACCATAATCCAGAGCTGTAGGTAACTACTTGTGATATGTTTGTTGAGATTCTCATTTATATTAAACTCAAAAGTGTCTTGTGTTTACATTCCTACTGGTAATAACATGCAATCACTTCTAGTAGATTGCATTACAAGGAGGAATTCACACAAATTTGGTGATGATGTTGAACCATTGGCCTTCAGAGAAATATATGCCGGTCTTTGCCCCGTTTCATTGGTGTTTCAGTTTAGTGTTGATACACTCAACTACCTTCATCTGAAACGACAGATTTCAGATTCAGTCCTTGTAATATCTCCAGCTCACGGCTTGCTTATTCTCACTCAACATAGAAATGTTAGTGCTCTTTCGATTAGTGAAATCCAGATAATTTAATGACCTCATTGTAGAGTGGAAATAGGTGAAAACTCGCCGTATCGACCTCTGTACCCTCTTTGGGTAACCTCGAACTTATTGTTGACATGAAAAACAGCTTTTGCAACCTTAGGAATCTTTCAAAGAGACTATCTTTCTGGTCATTTTACAAAGATTCTGAGAACAGTTTGTAAGGTTGCTATTGTCATGATCACCCTGCAGATAGTTAGTGCCATCTTATGAAAGGACTGTCCTCCTGATTGTTTGGTATGAGAGTTGGTAGTTTTTAAGAATGCTATAATTTTGGCTGTTTTTGTAAATATGCAGGCATTTGGCAAATATAATATTGTTGTGATAATTTTGCAATTCGTGTGCAATTCTATTTGGAAACAAATTATTCACtatagtaaaatatttctttgattttacAAATGGGTTCTTCATTTTACAAAATATCATAATTAAGGTCATTACTACCTTTCCTAGAATTGCTTATTACGCCGAAGCTTTTAACTTTACCATGACTCCTTAGCAGTGTGTCTGAACACCACAACTGTGGCTCAAGTGGTAGTGGCTGGTGCAAAAGCTGGTTACCAGGACAGTTTTGATTATGACTGAAATTTGTGTTAGAGCTTTATAAAGGATCAGTGCTTAGGTGGGATTGGTTGTTCGGCATCCATGAAAGGTGGCTGACAGATTGGAAGTTATTGGAAACATATTAGACGAGACCATATCTATGGAAAGCCTCTTACTGTATTCTAGCATGGAACATCTATGGGCGGTTCCCTTTTCATCACCGACAAAATGAAGCTACAGACGTTCAAAGGAATGTGTAACTGAGTGGGATGTAGGGAGAATGACGAAAGCAAAGATGTATAAAGGGTGACAAATTATACACATCACTTTCAGAACAGAAATGATGAAGCAAATAACGAGTGAAAGGCAGACGGTAGATCACCAGCAGCAACTCCTAATAAACAGGACTCCAGAAGGAATATAATGTCTGAAGGTAAAACAACAAAGCGACGCTTGATAAAGCTAGAATTGAAGCAGTATCTCGATGAACATTTGCATACGAAGAAGGAAAAGACTTCACAGATAGAAGTCCATCAGGAGAAGAAAGGGTGAATTTCATGTACAGAGACTCAAATCTACCCACTTCCCCAAAAATGGCTCCACTTTTAACAGGCAGCTTTCCAAGCAGTTCTTTAATGGCTAAGAAGGttcaagaaataaataagttGAAATGAGAGCTTTATTTGCCTATTGtaagattaaaaatattaaactatCCTACGAGAGACTTCATATTGCAATGATTTTTTCTTAGGTCTAATATTCTCAAACATCAGCAGTTGATGACAGTGCAtttacttctctttcttttcagcaGGTATTTacggtaaatttaaaaaattggaaATTTGATGTTACTTTTCCATTAATACATCAAGAGTTTCCATGAGAATATTTATATCCTTGTTGGAGGATGATTCGTGTCACCTCCGTAATTCCTAGATTCTTATTTAAGGTTTCATTAGAATTCCGGAACACATTACGTAGCATATATATTCCGTGTACATTTACACTTTTTATATTCGTAGTTACCCCTTTTTGCCAACGGACTCATTTTAGTTAGATGGGTTTAATGGTGAAATCTTCTTTGAAATATAAGAAGTTGCAGACTCTACCGACGAGTAAGACATCTTGAAAGCAGCCTCCCTCTCAAAGGATGTCTAGAGAATCGTGGATAGTAGAACCTGTGGCTCTTTTATCATCATAGGTGAGGTCTCGAGATGACTTGATGAGACTGAAGAAGTTGaggatgagaatgctgaggtcgATGTTGTTGGGTGAGGGGATGTTGCAGAGGATTCGGTTGGGTTCCTTTTTGTATTCATTTCAAGAATGGTAGATATAACATCAATTGTAGTTGCCTTCGGAGTCTTGATCTTTCGGGGTGGCCCTGGAGTAAGCATATAGGTTtgtaccttcttcttcctcttcttcgcaaTCCGGgcaaggagtctggaagtcgagaGAACGACCAAAGCGGAGATTGTAATTGCGTGTGAACCTGTTAGCAAAAAAGAATGTTGAATAATTAGTAGTTAGGTATCAAgaatatgatgtatatacatataccagcagacacaataaaaatgaaacttactTTCGTATGTTCTTGCGGTATTTTCTGCCCGGCCGAAGGACGCTTTTGACGTCTGCGTCGGAGTCTTTTGTTTTGTCGTCTCGAAGACCGAGGCCGAATTGCAATGGACCTCCGTCGAGGGAAACCTGTTCCCTAACTGGTAGGAGTCGCCCATTGTCGTCACACACCGCTGGATCAAATCTGGAAGCATAAAGTAGTTTGCCGATTCATAAGTCGAATAGTACGTAGGCCCAATGAATGATCACGAATAGGCCTAATGGACAGGAGGCCTGAACGACAAGGAAAAGTCAGAGGAAATTTACCTGAATCCTTCGTTTTCGAGGCTTCTCTTGACGACATCGAGGCTGCGTCGGAACCTGAGgaaatttttggaaaaaagtgAGAAATTAATCACATGGGTTTCGTGAAATCATTGGCAATGACTTCATTTTTGTGGGAAGCTGTCAATTGTATATACGAACATTAGACCAGGTAATTGGAGAAATTGGCGgataaatatgaaaagagagataaTTTCAAGTagttaagaaatattagaaatatgtaaCACACTGACAAAAGAGAAAGACtcttaaataaatggaaaaagtcGGTTATTTAAAACATGAACACTCTgggatatgaaaaaatataaacatttccaTTTGCAGTTAACTTAAACACTGgaaattaagtttttaaaaaaaaagtagttacaAATCACCCCTCGGATATAAAGACAAAAGTGCCTTTGAACATCGAAATAAATTAAACAGCCAAATCAAGGAAACAACTGAAACAAAGCAACCAGTGAAAGGTTCGGGGACTGACCTGAAGGTGGGTGAGACGTAAACGACGGGGCAGAGGACCCTCTGGTTTTGTGGGCCCACTTCCGGGTCGCCTCCAGGTTGCATGGAGACCACAATGGGAGGCCGGAAGGCGGTTTGGATGATGCAAGGCAACGCTGCACAGAAGAGCCACGAGAAGAAATTCATGTCGCCTGAGGGATCctgcaatttttattatttaggagATAAAGGATACTGATATAGGCGTATACATACAGATATTGAAATAGGTCTAAACATGTATATTTCTATTGTGCTCTTAAGTCTTTATAATATCATTCATGTAGCCTGAAATATATCACAGTAGACAGACTTTTTCAAAACGAAAACAAAGTTAGCTCATTTCTGCGAATAATTTCAGCATTTTTTGCAATTATCTTCCATGAGAAGGAATTTCCTGTAAAGCTACAAGCAGAACCACTTTAGATTATAGATAAATGTCagtcaatcagagagagagatgtcacgcCCTTTCTTACCTGAAGGGAGACTGGGCGAAGAAGACGTAGGAGGGAGGGGGTGAAAAAGCGACAGGCGGAGGGAGCAGAGTTGGCCGGAATGCAACAACTCTAGAGGAGGCGACAAATGCGACTCTGCAGAATTCGGTTTGCATTTTTATAGGTCGTCTGTCGAGTAAACCTGCGCAGTTAGGCCTTCCTTCTtaattcccctccccctcctctctcccctccctccctacctctgTCCCCTCCCACATATTGAGGGCGTGATTACCTATGATTGCAGAGACCATTGAAAGCCATAGGAATCCCTAGGGGCCATCACGCTCCCTCAAAAAAGGGCAAACCGAGATCGGGTGATGCCGGTAATCTTCGTCAGGTTTAAATGAGGTGAGGAAGATAATATTGAGGAatatgagggggaggaggagagttgAAGGTCTTGAAGGCAATAGGAAACCTAATTAGCCTCCTTAAAGGAAGGCATATCTGAAttaatgtatgtatttcattGCCTCTAATAATTATTACTCTTATGAGTGACGACTTTTAAACCTTCTCTTGTTTCTGTGCCAACGAGAACTTTGCAGTTCTCTCTTTGTCATCGTGGACTTCTTGGATTCCTTTGTCACCGAGGACTGGTTTATCATCGAAGACGATTTATATCCCTTTATCATTGAGAACTTCTTATATCCCAGTATCACCATGTTCCTTTGTTGTCGAAGATTTATGTCGAAGACTCACTACGTCCTTTTATCCGAAGATTTAGATTCTTTATCACAGAATGATACTTATGCCGCTCTATTACTGAGGACTTTCTTTTCACTGAAGACTTTCTTTGTCCCTTGACCATCGAAGGATTCTGATATCCGTATATCATTGAAGGATTCTGATGTCCCTTGATCGTCTAAGGATTCTGATGTGCCTTTATCACTGAAGGATTTAGATGCCCCTTTATCATTGAAGGATTCTGATGGCCCTTTATTACTGAGGACTACCCTTTATCACCGAGACCACTGCATTTTCTGTCAGCTTCTCATATACGTATATCCCTACATCGCCAAGGATTCCGGTGCCTTTCTCATTAAGGACTACTTGATGTCAATAATGACTTCTCTTACTTGGTCAAGTGGTGCATTTCGGCCTCATTGCCTCAATGAGTCTTTTTGATGTGAGAGGAACCTCAGTGTGATGTCAAGGAACcacacagatattattattattattattattattattattattattattattattattattattattattattattattaatcagaagatgaactcaATTTAAACGGAGccaacccaccaaaggggccactgacttgaaattcaagcttccaaagaatatggtcttcatttgaaagaagatacagaatattaaaggaaatacagaaataagaaatcagcagttataaaaagaaaacaaaaatatattaggttaataaaggaatatacaaaaatataaacataaaattaaccATTAAAATTAAAGACTTTTTATGTGAAGAATTATGTTTTTAGTTATTCAATAAAGCATGACTCATTCAGTTACCTGATAATTGCAATACATCATA encodes:
- the LOC135220991 gene encoding uncharacterized protein LOC135220991 yields the protein MNFFSWLFCAALPCIIQTAFRPPIVVSMQPGGDPEVGPQNQRVLCPVVYVSPTFRFRRSLDVVKRSLENEGFRFDPAVCDDNGRLLPVREQVSLDGGPLQFGLGLRDDKTKDSDADVKSVLRPGRKYRKNIRKFTRNYNLRFGRSLDFQTPCPDCEEEEEEGTNLYAYSRATPKDQDSEGNYN